CTAATTCTTTAAATTTCACCTCACTTCCTGTGAGCTTGACCAATCCCATACCACCTTGTCCCTAAACTTACCACTATACTTATCCCAGCCCTAAaccatctcttcaacctatcactaaccactGGTGTCTTCATATCTTCTTTTAAACATGCCGCCATCACACCCATACTTAAAAGAAACCTTCTCTGGACCCATCAAGTTATTGCCCCATATTGCTACTCCCATTCAGCATCAAATCTTCTAGAAGAATATGTTCATCTAGAACTGTCCTTCCACCTCTCATTCCATTCACTTTTTGATCAGCTACAATCCAGCTTACAACCCAATCACTTCACTGAAACAGCCCTAacaaaagtcaccaatgacctgctCACTGCCAAAGCTAAATTTCATAACTTAGTACTTCTCCTTCTTGACCTGTCCTCTCTTAACCAAGTATTTgattctgccctgtccttcaAGCCACAAATCCAGACCCTTACCACCACCTGCTGCTTTCAACTCAAGAACATCTCTCATATTCGCTTCTTCCCAACCCTCAGTCAACTGAAATGCTAGTGCTTGCCCTTGTCATCTCCGCTTGGACTATTGAAACATCCCCCTTTCTGGCCTCCCATTTGACACTCTTGCATCCCTtcaatctattctcaactctgctgccttgTTAACCCACCTCTCCCTTCgtttctcctctgcctctcccttgtACCAATCCATTCACTGGCTCCACATTACCTAACAAAATCAATTCAAAATACCGGTACTAACAACTACATATAAGGTTGTCCACAATCTGTCTACCACGCTACATATCTCATCTCCACATATAATATCCAATCCTTACATGGCCTCCTTAGTTCGCCTCTTGCCTGTTCCTCGCACAATTATGTAGAGGATTTCTCATGTGTATCTCCCATACTCTGGAAATCACTACTCCAGTACATCAGATTctccccaacatccaaaccttcaaaaaCATCCTAAAACCTCACCCCTTCAGGAAATCCTACCACCCACAATAAGCATGCTACCACTACACAGCCAGATGAGCAGCTTGTACCCTCAGCTGCTGTCTCCTTCTCCCTTCCTTTCTGGATTGTAATCCCTCTGTGGCAGGATCCTTTcctcctctgtaccagtctgttaaaaAGTTAGTATTTATTGtacttgtttttgttttgttttaaattatgtatgtatacccccttTTAAATGTACAGTACCTTTTAGCTTTTGCATTTGTCACGCAAGGAGGACCCAGTAGAACATAGATAGCATATGGGTTTTTAGATGGAAAATCCAAGTTTCTCGTTGGAAGATTTTCTTGTCCCAGTCCCCCCTTCTGGTGAGTGACAGGATCAGCTCAATGCCAACAAAATTTCATGCATGTGCTCTTCCCTCCATGTTGGGTATTTACATAAGTTGCGAGTGGGGTATCTTTTTTTATTCCTGATATCAGTCAGGTGTTCCCCTGGTCAAGCCTCCTGTCACTTCTAGGTAAGCGCTACAGACACCCCCTCCAAGGCCAGTTAAACTCACAGtgtctccgcactgcaaaaaataggatatgtcctatctttcactgcatcttgcggatcgcggacccattgaaatggcagtggtttgtggtccacagcaaggTCAATGTGGCCCCACGGTCTTGTGCGGGAGTCCTAAAACAGAGTTGGAACAGAGCAGCAGGTATTGGATTTGTTAGTCTGTGGCCATGTTAGGTGTCTTAggtcagtgttcctcaactccagtcctcagggcctacCTACTgctcatgatttgagaatatcccaaagaatgaatacctgtggtaagtcctgatgtactgacactaattatatcaccttctcaatactaaggaaatcctgagaacatgactggcaggtgggccctaaggactggagttgaggaaccctgccTTAGGTGACAATGTTGAAAAATAGACATGTGGACTATATACAGAGTGTTTATGTAACTAcattatatattgtatatttacTTAATATATTTATCATATTGAAacattcacagttttttttctgctgtTCAACACATATTGCTAGTTGCAACACTGAGTGTAGCTATTTCTAGGAGAAAAAAAGCACAGCTCCCCACCCTCCCTCTGTGTTTGGACAGATATAAGCAGATAAAATGCAGTAACTACATATCACTCAGTCACAGTACAAGAGACATGGAGCAGCCCCATTTCCTCACTGTAAGCTACCCACATCTACAAGTAGAAGAAAACACCTGGAGACAGAGGAAGAGGACAGAAGATTGCTAGGCTGCTGCCTAGGGTCTGCATAGAACATTTCCACATCACATTATTATTACAGCTCTTAGAAAATCCTGCAAAGTCCAGCCACAACTAACAAGATCCAGCAGTCCAGACAGAACTAACACCAAATTCCAAAGAAAGACATAGGGCTAAAGAACTTCATGGACCAAAAATGAATTGATCATGGTGACCTGTCATTATAAGGCGATTACTGGGAAAAAGGGAGTTGAAGTCTTGAGACATTGTTTCCATTTAAGTGGAGTACACAAGCATGTTTCTAATTCTCGCTGGAATTCCTATGCTGTTATATAATAGAGTTACTGTCAGCTCATAGCAGCATACTTTTATATGAAGATAGTCTTCATAAGCTGAGGAATTAACTCTTAATGCACAGAGACATTTGCTGGCAGGACAGATATGAGCTCCCAGTAACAATTGCTAGGCAGTCAGCCCCTGACATTTGCACTGGAGATCTCCTCCTCTCTGTGTTTATACAGTTGACTCCATTCATTCACTTCCCTAGTGGTGGTTGATAGAAGGCTCTGTGCGGTGGAGGGTCACAGTCACATTCCTGATCTCAGGCTCAACACAGACTCCTTCCTCTGCTTCATATAGTATTTCTAAGCAGAATGCAAGATCCCAGCAGGAGATCCCAGCTTTTTAGCAGCTGTCACTATGTAGGATGCCTAGAGAGATGACCTCTACTCGCCCAGGAACACTTAGGAGCTCATTCATACTATTATTCTTCTCCTGGATCTTCAGGATTTGGGGTGGGAGGCGTCCCAAGAGCAGGAGGAATCTGCTGCTGGTCTGCACTGCTTGTTTGCTCTATGGGATTTTTGTAGTGACCCAGGCAGGTAGTTTTTTCCCACAGCATAAGGATTCTAGGAAGACTAATCAGATTGATGGTGATGGAGCTTCTGAACAGCAGAGGAACTTTGTGGAACAAAATACTTTTTATGTTGAAAATTCCCAGCCACTTGGAACTGCTCTAAACAGTTCTACAACACTCCAGCCAAATGTTGTATATATCACCCTACGGTCCAAGAGGAGCAAACCATCCAACATTAGGGGGACAGTGAGACCAAAGAAGAGGAGGAAGTTTGGAATTGTTGGACAACATGAGTTTGGATATAGCATGCAGGACACTGGTAGACTGGAGGACAAGCTTATGGACAGGTATATACAGAAAGGAACCCCCACTCATCTCAAGTCTAGGGACACAGCAACAATTATATTGAGGGATGCAAGGGGAGATAGTCACCAGAGTAACATTAGGATTTACAGTGATCGTGCCCCTCCTTGGTTTAGTGCTGAAGATATCCGGACAATGAGGTTCCTAGCTGAATCAAGAATAAAGAAAATAACACAGTTGCCTTCTAACCAGGCTTATCTCATCTATGAAACCCCGTCCAAGAAAAAGATTGCTCCATCTGTCCCATCCTCAGCATGCCAGGGAATTTGTGGTCTTGTTAGAAGACCCTTGGACATGAGTGAAGTGTTTGCTTTCCACTTGGATCGGATACTGGGGCTTAATCGAACTTTGCCATCTGTGAGCAGAAAGTTTGAGTTCCCTCAAGGTAAGAGGATGTGTTTGCTCTATTGTAATGTTGATCTGGTTTCCTGAATTAGATTTATTACAGCCACCTGTCAAATCTACATTTACCCAGGGGTTTCACCTTCAagctttttgatgcagtttttgaaataCTATATTCATTAACAAATGTCAGTCAGTATGATGTTGTCCTCCTCTGCGAAGTGGTTAAAAATCTATTCTGTTTACTGTTTACATCTGCTTCTAGATAAGTTGGGTAACTGCAAATGTAGGCACCAGGGAATAGTTGAAGAGGACCATCCTtttattttaagggaaaaaataatAGTTTAAAATACTATGTCAGACTGTATAGTAGAAAAGCAGGAGGATCCAGCATCTATTACAAAAATCAAATTTATTGATAATTCTGATAAAAATCCAATGACCACATACAAGAAAACCATGCTTATGTGTTTTCGGTTGTATTTAACCCTGATAGCTAAGTGTGGTATTATTTAAATGGATGCTCCTCTACTGCACTTCTCTTGTCTTCAACACTTCAGTGTATGCTACTAGATAAGCTGAATACACTTGATTTCTAAGAATGTTGGACTGCATGTTAACTTATGCCAAGTCAATTGGCTTTCTATCCTATgcacatttaattatttttggaAGATTTTATCCAGACATATGCGACTGGACTAAGGGTTTAACGGGAATTATACTCTTTTCACTTATACCTGTAGCCTGCATCACCTACAGATaaatttatacttacctgctctgtgCCACCCTGGTCCTGTCTGCTCATTCCTGCTAGTTCATCTTTTGGTCCCCAACTTGTTTTCTTACAGCCGAGTATAGACATGGTCACCTGCGTTGCTGCAGCCAGTCAGTGAAAACATGTCACcgttgaagccagtcattgacggCAGCGGAGCTTGGGGCCATGTCCATAGTCATCCAGAAGAAAACAAGCCACGGTCTGGATAAGCTTGAGCCAGCGCACAGGATCAGAGTGTCAGGAAGCGGGTAAGTATTAGTTTTTCTATGGGTGATGCAGGCTACGGGAATAAGTAAAAAGAGTATAAttactggaaaacctctttaatttgAACCAAAGCTCCAGCATTACATTCTTTATTGCAGTTGCAAGTAAGAATGGTTTTGTTGTCTGTATCTTCCTTGTGTTTGTcaatgtacagtgccttgcaaaagtattcaccccacttgacttttttttagtattttgttacattacagccttaagctCAATGTTTTGTTATTCTAAATTTTATgttatggatcagaacacaatagtctaaattggtgaagtgaaattagaaaaatatataaatgaaactttttgttagaaatagaaagcagaaaattggcatgtgcgtatgtattcaccacctttcttaggaagcccataaaaagctttgGTGCaagcaattaccttcagaagtcacataattagtgaaatgatgtccacctgtgtgcaatctaagtgtcacatgatctgtcattacatatacacaccttttttgaaaggccccagaggctgcaacaactAAGCAAGAGGcaacactaaccaaacactgccatgaagaccaaggaactctccaaacaagtaagggacaatgttgttgagaagtacaagtcagtgttaagttataaaaaaaatatccaaatctttgatgaaccccaggagcaccatcaaatctatcataaccaaatggaaagaacatggcacaacagcaaacctgccaagagacggccacccaccaaaactcacgaaccatgcaaggagggcattaatcagagaggcagcacatagacctaaggtaaccctgtaggagctgcagagttccgcagcagagactggagtatctgtacataggatgacaataagccgtgcgctccatagagttgggctttatggcagagtggccagaagaaagccattactttcagctaaaaacaaaaaggcacgttgtgagtttgggaAAAGGCATGTGTGAGACtctcaaaatgtatggaggaaggtgctctagtctgatgatactaaaattgaacttttcggccatcaaagaaaacgctatgtctggcgcaaatccataacatcacccaaagaacaccatccccacagtaaaacatggtggtggcagcatcatgctgtggggatgtttttcagcagccgggactggaaaactggtcagagtttagggaaagatggatggtgctaaatacagggatattcttgagcaaaacctgtaccactctgtgcatgatttgaggctaggatggaggttcatcttccagcaggacaatgaccccaaacactctgctaaagcaacacttgagtggtttaaaggggaaacatgtaaatgtgttggaatggcctagtcaaagtccagatctcaatccaatagaaaatctgtggtcagacttaaagattgctgttcacaagtgcaaaccatccaacttgaatgaGCTGGAGAAGTTTTGCaaggatgaatgggcaaaaatcccagtggtaagatgtggcaagctcatagagacttatccaaagcgacttggagctttgattgccgcaaaaggtggctctacaaagtattgacattaggaggggggggtgaatagttatgcacattgactttttctgttattttgtcctatttgttgtttgcttcacaacaaaaaaactaacatcttcaaagttgtgggcatgttctgtaaattaaattatgcaaatcctcaaacaatccatgttaattccaggttgtgaggcaccaaaatacgaaaaaagtcaaggggagtgaatacttttgcaaggcactgtacatttGAATGTAGTAGTATGTGAGGTTATATTGTTCAAAAATGTCGGTGGTGGCCTTTACCACAAGTACAGCAACTGACCTTTACTGAAAATCTACTACAGATGACCAAGTaaaataacattaaaggggttgtcctgcaaataaaattctacagttttcaaaccagcacctggatctgaatacttttgtatttgcatgtaactGAAAATATATTGTAGCTACTcaattattcaatgaaatctatctgtatagcgccacctacggTTTGTtgtttttctaaattctctgtccttctcactgagatggaagcacatgctcaattctatcc
This portion of the Bufo gargarizans isolate SCDJY-AF-19 chromosome 1, ASM1485885v1, whole genome shotgun sequence genome encodes:
- the GASK1B gene encoding Golgi-associated kinase 1B gives rise to the protein MPREMTSTRPGTLRSSFILLFFSWIFRIWGGRRPKSRRNLLLVCTACLLYGIFVVTQAGSFFPQHKDSRKTNQIDGDGASEQQRNFVEQNTFYVENSQPLGTALNSSTTLQPNVVYITLRSKRSKPSNIRGTVRPKKRRKFGIVGQHEFGYSMQDTGRLEDKLMDRYIQKGTPTHLKSRDTATIILRDARGDSHQSNIRIYSDRAPPWFSAEDIRTMRFLAESRIKKITQLPSNQAYLIYETPSKKKIAPSVPSSACQGICGLVRRPLDMSEVFAFHLDRILGLNRTLPSVSRKFEFPQDVLPCPVILWDSFLSPTDNVTQSSIKLKWGSYQKILPHKCWLNGKIPKADLGCPEVHHHEWSKMALFDFLLQVYNRLDKHCCGFRPRKEDECVQQGLHLKCDNLSNIDLTHIVQRKHDPRHLVFINNKGYFDRSEDNLDFKLLEGIKEFPESAVSVLKSHRLREKLLQSFFLDKVFWESQRGRQGIEKLIDVIERRSKILLTYINAHGIKVIPMND